cttgctgctcaacatATAAATATTTGGCAGGTGCCTGCTGTAACAGTAGTAGTTGCAGCGCACTTCAGAAACCCTCTATCTTCCTCACCTTTATAGATCtcatgtatgttatatatgGGAGTTATTTCATATGtacagcagcagtatttcttacatgctcccAGCAGCATGTCTGTAAATGaagcagcagcgtagcagatctattccacaTAGACTAAACacattaaaggggacatcggatgttaagttcactttttcatgttgtttgaacattaatgtgtgttggcagtgtatgtacaaatctaccctataatactaaaaatccatgcagtggtttttaattaatctgtaaaaataatattccctttttcaaatcgagccattctcagatgcctgtccttgtggcgtcacaccgacagaggccactcccacgatagttctttgacatgagtgttttacctcagatcagctgtaacagtccgccctctttgtttcgatgccagaccagagatgtaagttagacaagaatatctccaattgagtgattgaggtgttgtgttgctggatgtaataatgaacatagtggtcgtcatttactcctgacatctgagccgctgaagatgcagtagattacgtttgtttgtgaagggaatgcgcctccagatctacatatatccgtctatgtttgcgcaaatcattcgtgatccagcttcacttacagcagaagtgagtgtaagggttttttttttatgaatcttgcaatcgcctttcctaataatctgctagttagcaagtttagtggctaaacgcggctaaatgcggcgaaagtaaacaggcttgtctctccacagagagaagagaggggcggggtgagcagagctcatttgcatttaaagcagccttgaccagaatgagatgatttttgcagagctgattttggcaaggtaaaaagggtgttgttatACACTatcactgagaatttttaaccaaagtatattgtagacttttcattaagaccctaaagaatcatatcaacttgtggaaaatgggcatccgatgacccctttaacattgcCATGTATAATACTATGCTAAAGTCTCAGAGAGTTGTTATGACAGAATAATAGTAAATTATAATTCTCCAATGTCTGATGCAAACAGGATGGTCACTATGTGcctcattcaaaacatttttgtagtcTGATCTTTTATCATAATTTTCTAGAATGCTTTTAATTGTTCACTGGTATTTGTGTTATCTGTtctgtgtctgtgtttttcagAGAGACAAACTGTATGTCATATTTTATACTTGAAGAATAAAAGTCTTAACAGTGTGTAAGATCATGTAATCACCTTAAACATGGTCCCTTTATTGGGCAAATGTCATAGCTGGATTAAGGAAAATCCAACTAGCACAATTGGCCAATTtagtatacacacaaaaaaatctggcaaaatgtattatattagaAGGTTATAGAAAGACTTACTGCAAGGGCAATAGTTGAAGTCTCACAGAcaatatacagtgcacagcataaatgagtacaccccatctaaaacttaacaaatttagcaattactttttacttagaagacatgttagggttctttggagatataatgttcTAACAAGTAGTTCTTACAAGAGaagatttttagtgaattattcagcaaaataagattttctaaATGTTGTGTGTACAATGGACTTGTTACAGGGCTGCTGAAATAATCAGGCCTTcactttaagcttttatttagtGATGAATGAATTTTTGCCagaaaaagagcaggagaaataGCACGCATGTGTCTCAGAGCtggcaaaagctatgaaaagagtgacacttcTTACAGAGTACGACATAGactgcagaagtgacatgcgtgattgttgtcaccactagaattacccactgtagccaaagcacaataaactcatttaacctcgtccaaggcccatatttacaaattatagacttctgggaatccatagtCTGGTCTtaagagaccaagtcaatcatttcagaTCCAAAAGCATTCAAattgttctggtgttgctaaaggagtacagtgagaagtgcctgtCTCCCATAGTGATGTTCAGTAAAGCTCTTATATAGGGATGTAtaggtgctgaaggtgtgagggcGTTGTGCTAAatcaatgctgtcatgaattcacataccactgtgtgatgtaatacaaaaaaactgaaactgaagatgctaccctcccctcattccctgcattactgggcatttttttcaacatgacaatgaagatattcattctcccaaggtgaaaatccttcagtggacatgtattgGGGTTAGGACATGTATATCACTCAAACTTAACACTCTagagcagctgtgggggattctgttGAGACGAGCTGAGCAACactccccattaaagaccagggcatttaagcAGGTCATCTCCAGGAGTTTTTGCCTTGAAGTTGTCCtctcagtgccaagaagggtcagagcagtatacttaaagttttggaggacatactaagtattagaatattatacatttgctgaattaaatctagggtgtactcattgtgttgtttttttattaagtatatgtttaatacatttcaattttgccatctttccatgaattatattagtgatcattaataaaatacatcttttataatTATTCAGAGGGGGTggactcatttatgctgtgcactgtaggTGAGAGAAATTCAAAACCCAagtcaataaattaaaatctccACATTACTCTTAATGTGGAATGGAAGTCTTTTGCCTACAAAAAAACAGGCCAAAGTGCTACTTACTGTGCTGATCTGGAGGCTTTAACTACAGGCAAGAGCTTCAAAAGCACTTCATCTGATGGCATGTGATCTTGACTTTGCTCACTACTTATGtatttactcaaatgaaactcGTCCAAATGCTTGGaggttaataaaacaaatacaacagcTGACCACTGTGAAGAGGACAATCTGGTACTTGAAAGACCTCCACATCTGAGACACTCCTGGACTTCATTCACCAGAGAATTATCACCCAGTTCATTTAAACAGtgaaacagattgatggatttcTCCGGCGATGGATTCATTCTTATTCTCGTTGTTATGTACTCAATAGTTTTCTCTCCACTGTACGAGGCATTTCTAACATGTGTCAGGAGGACTTTCAGGAGCATCTGATTGGACTCCAGAGACAGACCCAGAAGAAATCGGAGAAAAAGGTCCAGATGTCCATTCTTACTCTGTAAGGCCTTGTCCACAGCTCTCTGGTGCAGGTCAGAGATTGTGTGACATGTGAACTTGTGTGCATGTTTTGAGGTGACAGTTTCACTAAATACATCACTCTTATACAGCAAGAAGGAAAGCAGCACATATAGAGCTGCTAGATGTTCCTGGATGCTCAGATGAACAAAACAGAAGACTCTCCCCTGATACAGGCCAAActcctctctgaagatctgagtgcacaaTCCTGAGTACACAGATGCTTCTGTCTCATCAATGCCACACTCACTCAGGTCTTCCTCATAGAAGATCAGGTTGCCTTTCACAAGCTGCTGGAAAGCCAGTTTCCCCAGTTTGAAAATCATGTCTTCATCCATCACATTCTTCTCATAGTCCTTCTCATGTTTGATGTTGGTCTGAATgatcaggaagtgtgtgtacatttgagtgagagtcttaggaatctctccactctctgctcgactcaacatcttctctagaacagtggctgagatccagcagaacactgggatgtggcacatgatgtagagGCTCCTTGATGACTTCAGGTGTGTGATGATCATATTGGCCAGACTctgatcactgattctcttcctaaagtattcctccttctgtggCTCACTGAAGCCTCGTACCTCTGTCACTCGATGGACACAAACAGAGGGGACgagatcagctgctgctggtctagaggtgatccagatgagagcagagggaagcagattccCCAAAATGAGGTTTGTCAGCAACACGTCCACTGAGGCAGATTCACTCATATCACACAACCTTACATTGCTCTGAAAATCCAGAGACAAACGACACTcgtccagaccatcaaagatgaacaacactTTATATTTGTCACTGGATATTTCAATTTCTTTAGTATCAGGAAAAAAGACATAAAGAAGATCTGAAAGacttagttttttttccttcatcaAGTTGAGTTctctgaaaggaagtggaaatatgagctggacgtcctgattctctttcccttcagcccagtccaggatgaacttctgcacagagactgtttttccaatgccagcgactccttttgtcagcacagttctgatggctttgtcttgtccaggtaaaggtctaaagatgtcattgcatttgattGGTGTGTCCTCTGCTGCTGCTCTCCTGTATTGTGTTTCAATCTGTCTCACCTACAATCACTTtctgtgatgtagagctctgtgtagatctcattcagGAATGTTGGGTTTCCTTGCTTTGCTGTTCCCTCATACAGACACTGAAACTTCTTCCTCAGATTTGATCTAAATGTCTTGAGGGCTTCAGCATGTTGAGAGTCACAGCTGTaagattaaaataacaaaattctTAGAATATGTTGTATATGCATTGTaattatacagtcatggccaaaagcATCAGcactcttgcaattctgtcagaaaatgcaacacttctctcagaaaattgttccaattgcaaatgttttggtactcacatgcttatttttgtttgcactgagAAGGCattcttcaaatctgaatgacctggagcagtttgcaaaagaggagtggtccaaaattccagtagacaGGTGTAAGAAACCCATTCATGTTTACAGGAAGCAAttgatttcaattattttttccaaagggggtgctaccaaatattaagttaagggtgccaataattttgtccagtgcatttttggggttctgtgtggaattgtatcagactttacttttcttctctgttttttttttttttttttgttttttttttttttttttttgtgtgtgttgttctaaatgcaaacatacataaataaataaataaataaacttgagagtaccaaaacatttgtaactgcaacaattttctgagagaactgcaagggtgccaatatttttggccatgactgtatatagaAATACTTGTTCTGATATTGGCATTTTATCAGTAATTTGTGTGGTAGTTGCATAGAATCCAACTGCAGGACAGTTGAGAAACTGTCAAAGAGACCTGGCAttgtatattacaaatattgttCATCTTTCGTaaattgctttggataaaaccatctactaaatgcataaatataaataaaggaacaaagaacaaaaaaaactacataaaacTAGAAAACAGGAAGAATAAAAGTGCGACAAGACACTGACAATACTAAACCAGACAAATTAAAATTGTCAGGATCCTCGCACTATGTAAGTCTGTTTGGATAAAAGCACATGTCAAATGCATACATGGTGTTTACCTAAAGCAAAGATCAGTACATCCACTAAAGTTAAGTGAAGGATCCATTGACTGGTCACTCTTCATGGACACATAGCTGGATACTTGCAGGTTTGGTCTGTGCATTGACATTGaacaaaaagtaaatttaattCACACACTCTTCTTATATTAAATCACTAATGAATGATATAGTTAGGTAGTTTTTTCTGATAGTTTTTGGTAAtgtaataatttcattaatatGTAACATGCTGCTGGAGACATAACAGCAAGTGCAACTGTTACTGTATTCGCATCCACTTCCACATCCACATATATTTTTTCTGGATATTACCTTTCAGGTGTGTAATATAGTTGTTGTTTGTGAATATAAAGGTTCTACAAAGTGCACAACAAATGGAGTTCATGTCTCCCAGAAGAAAGAACTGTTTTTAAACTGCCTGAAATGAGTCATCAGTGATTCCAgcctttacatttctgtacaAACCTACATAAGTTTGTAACAAATTTGCATAATGGTCTGTCTATGCATGTATTTAATACAGGCGTTTAAATCTGAACATTTCCTTTTTGTGTCAATATAGATGTAACAAGATAAACAGTTTGGCACAGCATTTACCTAAACCCAAAATCAGTGTGTCCACTTAAGTTACATGGAGGCTCCATTGACCAGTCAGTCTTCATGGAAGCACAGCTGGGTTCTGGAAGGTCCAAGCTGTGCATTGAAGATGAGAACAAATTAatgttattcattcattcttataTTAATCACTTTCGTAATGACTGATGGTTCTTGATAACTGAATAATTTCAATAATGTGTTATACTGTTGGAGACAGCATATGCATGCAACTGTGTGTTAACATCCACATATCAGAGCTACTAATTACGACCTTCATTCTGAAATGCATGCATAGTTGAAGTCCCTTTACGGCACTGAATCTGAAccattctttctttatttcaatACAAGATGAAATGTTTAGTATTTACCTAACCCCAAGATCAGTGTGTCCACTAATGTTACATGGAGGTTCCATTGACCAGTCACTCTTTATGGACACACAGCTGGGTTCTGGAGGGTCCGGTCTGTGCATTGAAGATAAAAACAAGTGAATGTTATTCACATACTCTTATATTCATGactgtaataaaattatttgagtGACTGAATGattatattcatgtttattatGTTGTTAGAAACCTAACAGCAAGTGCAATGATTAAGTGAATATTTATGGTAAGTGAAAGTTCACTATAAGTCATTCTTTGGAAATTTGAGGATTTGTTGTTCACCAGAAAAGATTACTGCAGGCATTTACCTAAATCCATGATCAGTGTGTGCACTAAA
The sequence above is drawn from the Labeo rohita strain BAU-BD-2019 chromosome 16, IGBB_LRoh.1.0, whole genome shotgun sequence genome and encodes:
- the LOC127178005 gene encoding LOW QUALITY PROTEIN: NACHT, LRR and PYD domains-containing protein 12-like (The sequence of the model RefSeq protein was modified relative to this genomic sequence to represent the inferred CDS: inserted 1 base in 1 codon), giving the protein MDPPRNFSAHTDHGFRPDPPEPSCVSIKSDWSMEPPCNISGHTDLGVSLDLPEPSCASMKTDWSMEPPCNLSGHTDFGFRPNLQVSSYVSMKSDQSMDPSLNFSGCTDLCFSCDSQHAEALKTFRSNLRKKFQCLYEGTAKQGNPTFLNEIYTELYITESDCXVRQIETQYRRAAAEDTPIKCNDIFRPLPGQDKAIRTVLTKGVAGIGKTVSVQKFILDWAEGKENQDVQLIFPLPFRELNLMKEKKLSLSDLLYVFFPDTKEIEISSDKYKVLFIFDGLDECRLSLDFQSNVRLCDMSESASVDVLLTNLILGNLLPSALIWITSRPAAADLVPSVCVHRVTEVRGFSEPQKEEYFRKRISDQSLANMIITHLKSSRSLYIMCHIPVFCWISATVLEKMLSRAESGEIPKTLTQMYTHFLIIQTNIKHEKDYEKNVMDEDMIFKLGKLAFQQLVKGNLIFYEEDLSECGIDETEASVYSGLCTQIFREEFGLYQGRVFCFVHLSIQEHLAALYVLLSFLLYKSDVFSETVTSKHAHKFTCHTISDLHQRAVDKALQSKNGHLDLFLRFLLGLSLESNQMLLKVLLTHVRNASYSGEKTIEYITTRIRMNPSPEKSINLFHCLNELGDNSLVNEVQECLRCGGLSSTRLSSSQWSAVVFVLLTSKHLDEFHLSKYISSEQSQDHMPSDEVLLKLLPVVKASRSAQLSNCGVTTEGCAALASALRSNSSCLRELDLSKNKLQDSGVNLLSDGLKDPQCKLEKLMLSNCGVADEGCAALASALKSDSSHLRTLDLTWNNLRDAGLTLLAAGLKDPHCKLEKLTISYCDITDEGCAALASALRSNLRELDLTGNNLKEGGLTLLSDGLKDPYCKLEKLRLSDCDITAEGCAALASALKTNPSHLRELDMTANNLGDRSVKLLSAVLKLPQCKLGNTKVRYCDITDRSCAVLASALKSNPSHLRELNLLENKLGYRGLKLLSVLKDNPQYKLETLLY